The stretch of DNA tgccatcacgacctatagaggattttgggtcgtgacaccttacCCATTTAAGTACACATACTTTATCCTCTCATGCCTTGGTATGAATAATTAGAGATTGAATTTTTTTAGTTGTACCACATTCATCATCTGGAGATACTCAAGGTTGTCATGCCTATCTTTTACATATGGCATGCTTCGTCTATCCTCAACTCGTACTTACATGTGGCACTTTATTTCTTGTGTGTCACTTCTATTACATATGACACTATCATGACGATAACCTATCATACTCAAGGGAAACCTGATCTCTAGTAGAATTAAGGGTCATCTCTCTCGTCTTGTAACATTCCCTTTTCGGATGGGAAGGTGTCTTTGGTCATTATTGACATTGTCTTAACTATGCCATACTTCTTATGAGTCATACTATGTTCACCACAAACTTGAGTAATTCACATTCACTTATTAATTAGATCCATATCACTTCTCTATATCTTGTCATGATAATTTAAGATACAACCTCTTCatttacaatatttttttgtatcTTTGTTAAACTTGTTAATGGTGATTATCATAGTAAACAGTCGTTCCAACGTCTTGACCAACAATCTTGAATTGAAATCTAGGGTCTACCATAGGTCCCCTTATTCGTATACTTTAGTAAAATTCTTTATAAGTCTTGTCACCATCCTGATAGTACTAGCTGACATCAACACCTTGTTTTCTTCCATGGTTTCTCAGTATTCGACTGATAATTCTTATTCACCAAAGTCATACGTGCTGAATGTATCAGTTCCAATCTATTCTCAACCTATCATTCCATTTTGGACAATCTGGCAATTTTTGGCTATTAGCCCAAACATCTTGTGTTATAACTTGAACCTTGAGTTTCACTCTCGTAACTTCTATATCTTCCACAACAGGCAGTCAATACGATCAAGAATCCGTACTCTTACTTCAGGTACAAACGCAttatctagagtaagaagaaagtgaAACTACCTAGATGTCATTGTAGCCTCCCTGATATAAATGTGgccgacaacacactgataagatGGACTCTACTTGACACGACTCCATAGACTTCGTAGGACTCGActtagaacctagtgctctgatatcaagtttgtcacgatccaaatccaCGTGACCGACACCCGGCACACTACTCGACCTGAGTGAACCAACCCATATGTCAAGAATAAGTATAATTGCGAAAGCCAATTGAAAATTttgtatattttaaaattaagtcacaacatatttttcatttccaaaatcatacatgaaacttttcataaaaatgatataatcaaattaaataattattcatGACGTCCCCAATCCAATTGTTTTACAATCCAACACAACTAAATATGGAGCCTCTATATCAAAGAATAGAACCACCACTTAGAATAATTCcaataaaagaaaataagaaataatatgatagctaccacgaaataaaagtggtgcttcataatacctcggaaagagagtcatcctagtcATGTCCACACATCACGTGTCATACCTTATCCTGAAATACGTAAAGAAAATGGGATCATGAAGAGGGGCtcctaagggctgagtacaccacgatggtactcaataagtgtcatagactttctctaacttaagttcttaggacaaactttataaaaataatgcaccaatatttgatataaaacaataagaaattttatcaattcataatccttatcattttaaataaaagacaagtgaaatataacccacaatataagCTTTTAAAACCTTTATATCAATCCAATATTTTgaataaaataatacaaaattATTCCATTCGCTTcaagtcattgaaatcactttcggctccttaggcctaaacataagaaaatcatccttacctttcactgggagtactataccatcaccgacacaagaaggtcaactaggttatgtaactagcggcaagtatcatataccctacttgctcaggtcgtctcatcgttgTATCatacgaatcgactcagccatgctaataatagcacaaaatagtatcCTCTCGAGGGAGATTATTCTGccatagtctataccacaaagtggccatctatGCCTACACCAACATGTGTAGTTTCATGACGACGAACACAATATATCCTAAGCCAATCttggtgaacacaagtaactatcaaaatatttgatacttcaaaaatagattcatagcatagtagcctcaaaggatctattttttttatcaaatcatagcattaatagaaaatctaaaccatttgaacaaaaattaaataaacaatattttacatgttaaagcCCTTAGCAATTttacatcaatctttaaaagataccacaagtgctattctatttatccattttcaaaagaaatactttccatgaaaacttatctttagcactcaaatatgtatactcttatcAATACataatttttgatgaaaaattataacatttaccttaagtgtcatttttccaacaagatttaaaataaaattttataaaacaatatgacactacatatgcaacatattATTTTAGTACATGGAAACATCCGTACTTGTTTAtccccacaagcacgaaagcacatttgcaaataatttaagCATTAACTCGAAATATGCTTTTAGAGAAAATCCcgcaagaagagtaagttttgcTCAACTTATCTCGCTTTCGCTTttttaacattcacaagctttcaatcctctttcatcattccaatgttgattaaaatgctcaaacatcaccaacaagtcgatatctacaattagatatcctagtTACGTTAAAATATAAcctaaaatattaattaatatcCATTTATGactcataagttggctacaagcctccaacaactcaaattgcCGAATAGATTCACATGCTTGCCCATTCAACTTAATTCTTATATCttaatacccatttgaagtcattaataatactaccgtcatgccccgacctcggagagcgcgaccggcgctcaacagagttaccccgaTCGAGAAATCCTGCAcagtgccgtctacccaactcaccctcaaataaagagaataatgcatttcattaattagtcagtaagacatcatgtgaacaacatcagttcatttccattagttacgtcattaacaagtcttcaaAACATTACGTTGTACcgtcatagttaaagtggaacatatgatacaattacaacatttttagtttaaccttcccaaaaacagatacatcccacactatgtctacggagcctctaacaggaacacaagagtgctatgacagtgccggcaacaaggccctgactatacctcaaaaagctatgtacaaaggataaaagatacaggaccccgaaataaagtgaggctcaccaaatcagctgaggagagggtgtgttgATATCACttatcaataccacctgctatggaaccacctgcatccattaaagatgcagcacccccagcaaagggacgttagtacatatggaatagtactagtatgtaaaactaaacaccctctcaatagaacgagcaacagtaaacgaagaataaaacatgaaatcaataaaagattgagactcaaacagtatcaaggtgtcaagttaagGTTCAAATAGGTCTcgataatttaagttgggagatctttagcaccgatacaccacagtattttagcacggagtccgatctcagcccgactgGCTAAGCTGTCTAACCCCGAGATGTACACTCACAATACTACCATGTgcacggcatggcatccgatctcagccctataggctaagccgtctcatcacaatgccgtgtggatagacatcacatcacatctcgctaacAATAATATCATCCTATTTAAGGGGAAAACATCTCAATACACCAATCGCATCCCATAcaaggggaaacagtctcatcacattaacacagggatttacccctcagtcactcctacaccgacacgtgtagttttgggcttaggttgttccgacctacccttcctcgatggctaaacgatactcccaaggcatttattattaagAGTATTTACCACTCagttcatattcttttacaagtcattcattttattggcatcatTGGCCATAACACAATAACATTCTTGGCACatggccgtacttcataattcatgctcaaAATTGCACTTTCAATcattatcatggataatcaacaacaaggccttttaAATTAAGATTTTAAacacatacttgagcaaattagggtcttagTCACATATGATTTCttatacaatttgatgtgatcactttcatttggacttgacttgaagtAACAATATTTTAATACATACCCATACTTCAAATACTCTCCGAAGAATAGCACAATATGATAAGAACattccggaacacattttgaaaatattcatatatatacatcATCCGACGCCAAACTTATTtagaaaagtcaattcataacggacaactcgggacttacaaaatcatcgtgggaattcaattctaagagaggattttagccaacataccttgcctcaaGCTTtttaattactacaatattccggaaatccttgccacttcgatctatttaaagatatagcaaaattgaacacaaattaggaagaagttcatagttgtgatgacccaaaaggtcatcttatattttagagctcgattctgcgctcttaagccttaaaatctcatttttaccctcctcgatttgcatgcgcattTCGAACGTGTTTCTGGAaaacttttatgttaaaaattgatgaaaataagaatttttaccttaaaagttaattttgttgacttggtcaacatttttggtaaatgggcccggatccatattttgatggtccctatgggtccgtatcaaattatgggacatgggtgtatgtccggaatcgaattcggaggtccctagctcgagttatgaatttttgatgaaaattaaaagtctgaaaattaattatttttaagaattggttgatattTGTCCCTGTTGATACTgggcccgtattttggttccaaagcccggtataggtcaaatataatatttaagacttgtctgtgaaatttggtgagaaacggagttgatttgacgtgattcggacgtccagttgagaagataggaattttaaagtgttcttgcaaatttcatttgatttggtgttaaattaataattctaggtgttattttggtgatttgatcatgcgagcaagttcgtatgatatttttagagttgtatgcatgtttggtttagagccccgagggctcgggtaagtttcggataggccacgagatgtttgtAATAACATCGataactatgaatcagacatcaaaatgcatgaattttaaagaaaagttcaagaacctctagaattgcaaccaaccGTCTGACCCAAtaaaaccaactctgattgataCCAAATTTTGGAGACTAGTTCCAAATAGaaaaacggacctattctaagtcccaaaaccaaattccaaaCCTAAAAGCCAAAAGGTCAACCTACGGCCAAACTTGGgaaaacttctaaacctcaaattgacaACTTTCAGTAAAACAattcaaatcaacctagggacatccgaatttgattccgggcttacgcccaagtacaaaatcacgatacaaacctatcgaaaccatcaaaacacctTTTCGAGGACattttcacaaaaagtcaaaccttggtcaacatttttaactTAGGCTTttaaaccaagaaccaaagggtccaaatcaacccaaaacctttcTAGAACGAAACTAACCACCCCTGCAAGACataaaaccacaaatacacatgtgtgaagcataaaaagagATAACGGGgcccaaatacacaaaatgactggtcgggtcattacattctcccccttttaaaaggtgaggataatgactccagatgtcgtgctcggtctcccaggtcgcctccttgactggatgacccctccattgaaccttcatcGATGCAATGTTCTTTAACCTAAACTTTTGGACCTGTCTATCCAagatagccatcggctcctcattataagtcaaatccttgtctagtTGGATTGatctgaaatctaatacatgtgatGTATCAACataatacttttggagcatggaaaTATAGAACACTGGGTGAACTAccgataaactaggtggaaatgcaagtttgtaggccacctcgCTCACtatctcaaggatctcaaaagtaACAATATACCTAGTGCTTAACtttcctttcttcccgaacctcatcacacccttcataggtgaaactcgaagCAAAAACCTCTCTCCCGCCATATATGCTACATCATCAGCCTTCCGATCAGCATAACACTTTTGTCTAGACTGTGATGTACGAAGCTGATCTTGAATCATCTTGGCTTTCTACAAGGCATCccaaaccaaatcagtgcccaacaacctagcctcacccagctcaaatcAAGTAACTAGAGAacaacaccgcctcccatataattcatcacaaggagccatctgaatactcgattggtagatattgttgtaggcaaactctgcaagcggtagaaactggtcccatgacccgcgaaatccataacacaggcacgtagcatatcctccaagatctgaatggtgcgctcggattgcccgtatgtctggggtgaaatattgtactcaactcaacccatgtgcctaactcatgttgcacggctctccaaaaatgtgatgtaatCTGCACGCCATGGAGACAGAAATTCT from Nicotiana tomentosiformis chromosome 11, ASM39032v3, whole genome shotgun sequence encodes:
- the LOC138901633 gene encoding uncharacterized protein, translated to MVDKGCDAYLAFVRDASADTTSVESLPVVRDFPDVFLANLPGMPPKRDIDFGIDLLPSTQSISIPPYHIEHVELKALKEQLQELLDKGFSHEEERWLHADKAKMIQDQLRTSQSRQKCYADRKADDVAYMAGERFLLRVSPMKGVMRFGKKGKLSTRYIVTFEILEIVSEVAYKLAFPPSLSVVHPVFYISMLQKYYVDTSHVLDFRSIQLDKDLTYNEEPMAILDRQVQKFRLKNIASMKVQWRGHPVKEATWETEHDIWSHYPHLLKGGEWVVSFVLERFWVDLDPLVLGLKA